CCAGAGCGGTGAAGACGATGGAGCTGCCTGCCTGGGTGAACGCGGCGAACATGGCATCTTCAAAATAGTCCCCTCGGTCCAAGGCCTCCTGGAGCCTGGCAAACAGGTAGATTCCATAGTCGACGCCAATTCCCGCGCCCAGCGCCACCACCGGCAACGTGGTTACTTTGAGTCCGATGTCTGCGTACACCATTACCGCGTAGGAGAGCCATGATACCAGCGCGAGGGGCGCCATGATGCAGAGCGTCGCCCTCCAGGAGCGGAACGTCAGCAAACACAGTGCAGTCACAACACCGAACACCCAAGCCAGGATTGGGTTTTGGGTGCGCTCAACGACTTCGTTGGTCGCCGCCATCACCCCGGCATTGCCACTTGCAAGCTTCAGGTGGATCGGGGGAGTCGGACCGAGCTCCTGAATGAATTGCTTGATTGTCTGGGTGGCGTCCTGGAGGGTCTCTGCTCGGTGGTCCTTCAGATAGATGAACACAGGGAGCACGCTGCCGTCGGCGTTTAGGAGCCCGGTCGACGTTTCGACCGGCGAAACAGCCTGTGCAAGAGCCTGTTGATTGCGGGGAAGGATTCGCCACTTGAGGGAGCCCTCATTCCAGGCGCTATTGACCGTCTTCGCCACGGTCGAGAGACTCACAACCGACTGAACCCCTGGCAGGGCGCGCAGCCGGGCTTCCAGGCGGTCGAGCGTGGCGAGCACATCGGGGTCGACGCAGGCATTGGGTTTGCCCTCGCCGACGACCGTCAGGATATCGACGCCTATACTGAACGCCTTGGTGATGGCGCGGCTGTCCTGGTTGTAGCGGCTGTCGGGGCGCAACTCTGGCACTCCGGCCTGGGAGTCGCCGATCCTGATTCTCTCCGAGGTTCGCCAAGCAAAGACTCCAAGCAGCACGGCAGCGGCAAGCACCACGAGCGATAAACCCGGGCGCATCAGTTTGCAGAATGACGACCAGAAACGGTCGGTCGTAATTCGACGCTGGGTGATATGTTGACGGTAGTGGGTTTTTAAATTCTGGAAGGAAAGCAGCACCGGGAGGAGAATCAGGTTGGTGAGAATGACCGCAGCCACGCCGAGGGAGGCTGAGATGGCCATCTCCTGAATGGCCGCGATCTTGATGACGAGGATCGTCAGGAAACCCACCAGATCGGAAATCAAAGCCACGCCACCCGGAACGATCAGCTGGCGAAAGGCCTCTCGCGCCGCCTGCTCGCCGGTCGCACCGTCAAACACTGCGGAGCGGTAGGCCCTGACCATCTGCACCCCATGGCTGACTGCCATTGCAAACACGAGAAACGGGACGAGAAGGGAAAACGGGTCGATGCCAAATCCGCACAGGTTTAGAAGCCCCATTTGCCAGACGACCGAGATGAGCGAACACGCAAGTGGTGGCCAGGTCAGCTTCAGCGCGGAAGAGTAGATCCAAAGCATCACGCCGGTGATCAGGAAAGATATGCCGAAGAATCCGATAACACCCGTGGCACCGCGCTTCACATCTCCAACTACCTTCGCAAAGCCAATGATGTGAACTGTCGCAATTTCCCCCTCAAACTTGCCCCTGATGCGGTCCTCGAGCAGGTCTGCGACCACGGTCGGGTCGATGGCCTTCCGCGTCGAGGGGTCGATGTCGAGAAGCTGGGCGGAGATCATGGCTCCGCGGAAATCGTTAGCCACGATTTGGCCAACCTTCCCGGACTTGATCAGGTTGGAACGCACCGCATCAAATCCCTCAAGGGTCGGCTCGAATCCGGGAGGAATAACCGGACCACCTGCAAAACCGTCCTCGACCACCTCGAGATAACGGGTGCCCGGAGTGAACAGTGATTGCACCTGGCTGCGGTCGACTCCCGGAAGGAAGAAAACCTCGTCGGTGGCTTTTCGAAGGAGGTCGAAGAACTGTGGCGTGAAGATGTCTCCCTCCCTGGGTATCAGCGCAATCAATACACGGTTCGCGCCGCCAGCCTGCTCACGGTGTTTCACGAACGTGTCGAGGTAGGGATGGGTGAGGGGAAGTTGCTTCGTGAAGGAGGCATCCACATGGGTCTTGACGGTCAATGCCGCGAAGACCGCGGTGAGCGCAAGGAACAGAGTCACCACCAGGGTACGGTGAGAGAAAACCAGGTGCTCACACCAGGCAATCAGTCGCTTGATCATGGCGACACCTCCTCGCGGGTCAGCCTGCGAAGTCCAAACTCGCCCGCGACAATCAAGGAACCATCGCCGCACGGTAGCATAGCGGCGACGCCGGTGATACCCACGGGGGCCGGCTTTTCCTTGAATGTTTGCCCGCCATCCGTGCTGACGCGCCAAAAACCCGATTGCCCGGCGAGGATCACTTGATTGTCAACTAGTGCGACACCGGCTGCTGCGAGCTGGGATGAATCCAAGCTGAACGGTTCCCAGCCCGTATCGGTTCCCAGCAGGGCGTGCCCGCGAAGCCCTGCCGCAAGTCGAGAGCCTGAAGGAAGCTGAAGCAGCACATGCAGGGAGGGAGCGTCGACGCCAATCACGCGTAACGCGGATCCGCCGTCCAGTTCCGCCAGAAATCCCATCTCTCCCGCGAGCAGCCATCCTGTGTCGATCGGTAGGGCCGAGTAGATGTGGGGTCCTCCCTCAGGGGGCGGCAAGACCGTCCACGTGTCTCCCTTGTCATTGCTGACCGCCAGCAACCCGAATGCGCCTGCCAGGACAAGTTGCGATCCAGTGTTGTGGAGGGTGAGTGCGCTGGCCTCAGGCTCGAGGACTCCGCCGCGCAGCGTCCAGGTCGCTCCTGCATCCCTCGTTTCCAAAAGTGAACCTTCGTGACCGCACGCCCAGCCGCGCTCTTGGTCGACGAAGGCAACTCCGCACAGGGTGGCTTGGGTCGGCGAGGGGACGGGAGTCCACGTCCTGCCGTCGTCCAGCGAGCGAACGATGCTCCCGCGATCGCCCACCGCAATTACACTGTCGCCTGCGCGGGTGAGGCCAAGAAACAGGTTGAAGGCTGAAAGCGGCCGAGTGCCGCCGGCACCACCGAAAGCGACCGTGCACAGCAACAAGACCGCCGCGGCGAATCTCATGCTTAGCGGACGCCCTCTCGCTGAAGGGCGGAGGGGGTGAAATCCTCTCGTTTCAGGCCTGCGGCAAAGTTGTACATCGGGTTCTGGTTATCCAACCCAACGGCGAGGTAGCGGCCGGCCTGCAGGTCGGTATGGACCTCAAGCGTGCTCCAGAACAAGGGAACTTCGTAATAATTCACGCAGTGCGCTTCCGAGACGCGCCAGATTTGTCCCCGTTGGTCGTACTGGTCGACCACCAGCACCTGCCAGCTGTCTTCATCGACATAAAACGTGCGGCGGGCGTAAACGTGGCTCTTGCCAGGCTTGAGGGTGGCCTCGACCACCCACACACGATGCAACTCGTAACGTGCCAGGTCTTGGTTGATGTGGCGCGGCTTCAGGATGTCGTCGTAGCTGACACCTTTTGCGTGCAAACGGTAGGAATTGTAGGGGACGATCATCTCCCGCTTCCCAAGCAGCTTCCAGTCATAGCGATCGGGCGCGCC
This portion of the Opitutaceae bacterium genome encodes:
- a CDS encoding MMPL family transporter, translated to MIKRLIAWCEHLVFSHRTLVVTLFLALTAVFAALTVKTHVDASFTKQLPLTHPYLDTFVKHREQAGGANRVLIALIPREGDIFTPQFFDLLRKATDEVFFLPGVDRSQVQSLFTPGTRYLEVVEDGFAGGPVIPPGFEPTLEGFDAVRSNLIKSGKVGQIVANDFRGAMISAQLLDIDPSTRKAIDPTVVADLLEDRIRGKFEGEIATVHIIGFAKVVGDVKRGATGVIGFFGISFLITGVMLWIYSSALKLTWPPLACSLISVVWQMGLLNLCGFGIDPFSLLVPFLVFAMAVSHGVQMVRAYRSAVFDGATGEQAAREAFRQLIVPGGVALISDLVGFLTILVIKIAAIQEMAISASLGVAAVILTNLILLPVLLSFQNLKTHYRQHITQRRITTDRFWSSFCKLMRPGLSLVVLAAAVLLGVFAWRTSERIRIGDSQAGVPELRPDSRYNQDSRAITKAFSIGVDILTVVGEGKPNACVDPDVLATLDRLEARLRALPGVQSVVSLSTVAKTVNSAWNEGSLKWRILPRNQQALAQAVSPVETSTGLLNADGSVLPVFIYLKDHRAETLQDATQTIKQFIQELGPTPPIHLKLASGNAGVMAATNEVVERTQNPILAWVFGVVTALCLLTFRSWRATLCIMAPLALVSWLSYAVMVYADIGLKVTTLPVVALGAGIGVDYGIYLFARLQEALDRGDYFEDAMFAAFTQAGSSIVFTALALALGVGLWVFSAIQFQADMGLLLTFLFLVNMVGAVVLMPAIARWLYRHHTRKEYEQRI
- a CDS encoding YCF48-related protein — translated: MRFAAAVLLLCTVAFGGAGGTRPLSAFNLFLGLTRAGDSVIAVGDRGSIVRSLDDGRTWTPVPSPTQATLCGVAFVDQERGWACGHEGSLLETRDAGATWTLRGGVLEPEASALTLHNTGSQLVLAGAFGLLAVSNDKGDTWTVLPPPEGGPHIYSALPIDTGWLLAGEMGFLAELDGGSALRVIGVDAPSLHVLLQLPSGSRLAAGLRGHALLGTDTGWEPFSLDSSQLAAAGVALVDNQVILAGQSGFWRVSTDGGQTFKEKPAPVGITGVAAMLPCGDGSLIVAGEFGLRRLTREEVSP